A portion of the Streptomyces sp. NBC_00376 genome contains these proteins:
- a CDS encoding HTTM domain-containing protein, whose product MSTVILDRKADNKLARGIQRITSTALGQYQSAVIRIGFSATYLLFLLRELPHRHEMYGPDAPWRWDMAQQLISGNQSFTALMWSDSTVWFEVVYAVALISAALLMVGWHTRATSVLFMAGVLSLQNRSIFMGDGGDNVIHLMAIYLVLTRCGRVWSLDARRAARQARAEADGTRSPVLGNLAGPVLWVVLGLVLIVASVTDGLGGTWWLPTLLWFLWVGEGAWWAVNRYAPQSQSRTLLDVVANLAHNATLVVIMAEVCLIYATAGWYKIQGSRWQDGTALYYPLKLDYFTPWPGLSDILASNSVMVMVLTYGTVIVQVAFPFTLFNRRVKNVLLVAMILEHAGIALLLGLPFFSMAMIAADSVFLPTVFLVWLGGRVTLARERLFPVRTKIPGQRRGGDDEEARQHSGDGGHTLVG is encoded by the coding sequence GTGAGTACGGTCATTCTCGACCGCAAGGCCGACAACAAGCTCGCCCGCGGTATCCAGCGCATCACCTCCACGGCCCTCGGCCAGTATCAGAGTGCCGTCATCCGGATCGGCTTCTCGGCCACCTATCTACTCTTCCTGCTGCGCGAGCTGCCGCACCGCCACGAGATGTACGGCCCCGACGCCCCGTGGCGCTGGGACATGGCGCAGCAGCTCATATCCGGCAACCAGTCGTTCACCGCGCTCATGTGGTCGGACAGCACCGTCTGGTTCGAGGTCGTGTACGCGGTCGCGCTGATCTCCGCGGCGTTGCTGATGGTCGGCTGGCACACCCGGGCCACGTCGGTCCTCTTCATGGCCGGGGTGCTCTCCCTGCAGAACCGCAGCATCTTCATGGGCGACGGCGGCGACAACGTCATCCACCTCATGGCGATCTATCTGGTGCTCACGCGCTGCGGGCGGGTCTGGTCGCTGGACGCCCGGCGGGCGGCGCGGCAGGCGCGCGCGGAAGCGGACGGGACGCGGAGCCCGGTGCTCGGCAATCTGGCCGGCCCGGTGCTCTGGGTGGTGCTCGGCCTCGTGCTGATCGTGGCCAGTGTGACGGACGGGCTCGGCGGTACCTGGTGGCTGCCGACTCTGCTCTGGTTCCTGTGGGTCGGCGAAGGCGCCTGGTGGGCCGTGAACCGTTACGCACCGCAGAGCCAGTCACGCACGCTGCTCGATGTCGTCGCCAATCTCGCCCACAACGCGACCCTCGTCGTGATCATGGCCGAGGTCTGTCTGATCTACGCCACCGCGGGCTGGTACAAGATCCAGGGCTCGCGGTGGCAGGACGGCACGGCGCTGTACTACCCGCTCAAGCTCGACTACTTCACGCCCTGGCCCGGACTGTCGGACATCCTCGCCTCCAACTCCGTGATGGTGATGGTGCTCACCTACGGCACGGTCATCGTCCAGGTCGCGTTTCCCTTCACCCTTTTCAACCGGCGGGTCAAGAACGTCCTGCTCGTCGCCATGATTCTTGAGCACGCAGGCATCGCTCTGCTGCTCGGGCTGCCCTTCTTCTCCATGGCGATGATCGCCGCCGACTCCGTCTTCCTGCCGACCGTCTTCCTGGTCTGGCTCGGCGGCCGGGTGACGCTGGCCCGCGAGCGGCTGTTCCCGGTCAGGACCAAGATTCCCGGTCAGCGGCGTGGCGGCGACGACGAGGAGGCCCGGCAGCACAGCGGCGACGGGGGCCATACGCTCGTCGGGTGA
- a CDS encoding TrmH family RNA methyltransferase has translation MQYDDGFGTEIGVGPHPLPWPVDERYDPELLAHGDRRNVGDDYRYWTREAIVADLDLRRHDFHVAVENWGHDFNIGSVVRTANAFLAKEIHIVGRRRWNRRGAMVTDRYQHVRHHPDTESLTAWAQAEGLPIIGIDNLPGAVPLERTELPRRCVLLFGQEGPGLTEEARKHAAMVCSIAQFGSTRSINAGAAAAIAMHAWVQRYAEIAEAGELG, from the coding sequence ATGCAGTACGACGACGGGTTCGGGACGGAGATCGGCGTCGGGCCGCACCCGCTGCCCTGGCCCGTGGACGAGCGGTACGACCCCGAGCTGCTCGCCCACGGCGACCGGCGCAATGTGGGCGATGACTACCGGTACTGGACCCGGGAGGCGATCGTCGCCGATCTGGATCTGCGGCGGCACGACTTCCACGTCGCGGTCGAGAACTGGGGCCACGACTTCAATATCGGTTCCGTGGTGCGCACCGCGAACGCCTTTCTCGCCAAGGAGATCCATATCGTGGGGCGGCGGCGCTGGAACCGGCGCGGTGCGATGGTCACCGACCGGTACCAGCATGTGCGGCACCACCCCGATACGGAGTCGCTGACCGCGTGGGCGCAGGCCGAGGGCCTGCCGATCATCGGGATCGACAATCTGCCGGGGGCGGTGCCGCTGGAGCGGACCGAGTTGCCCCGGCGCTGCGTACTGCTCTTCGGGCAGGAAGGGCCCGGGCTCACCGAGGAGGCCCGTAAGCACGCGGCGATGGTGTGCTCCATCGCGCAGTTCGGGTCGACGCGGTCGATCAACGCGGGGGCCGCGGCCGCCATTGCCATGCATGCCTGGGTGCAGCGCTACGCGGAGATCGCTGAGGCGGGAGAACTCGGCTAG
- the paaN gene encoding phenylacetic acid degradation protein PaaN, with the protein MAAELSPHLLSEKHRPTLDQALDAIRTRAYWSPHPEHPKAYGEGGAPGSLGAAEGKAAFDAVLNTRLDLGQPGTDGWTGGEISPYGPELGVEYPHADLDVLLPAMRAAMPAWRAAGPETRALVCLEILARISARTHEFAHAVMHTSGQAFMMALQAGGPHAQDRGLEAVAYAYEEQIRTPASADWSKPQGKRDPLQLQKSFTAAPRGISLLIGCNTFPTWNGYPGLFASLSTGNPVLVKPHPRAVLPLALTVHLAREVLAEAGFDPNLVALAAERPGEGIAKTLALRPEIKIIDYTGSTAFGDWLETNARQAQVYTEKAGVNTMVLDSTDDYRGMLSNLAFSLSLYSGQMCTTPQNLLIPRDGITTDAGDKTYDEVVADIAAAVTGLLGDDARANALLGALVNPDVKARLEAAADLGEVALPSREVANPEFPDAVVRTPVVVKLDATKPDDEQHYLSECFGPVAFAVAVDSTADAVELLRRTVRDKGAMTVGAYTTSPEVERAVEDVCLDESAQLSLNLTGGVYVNQTAAFSDFHGSGGNPAANAALCDGAFVSNRFRMVEVRRQA; encoded by the coding sequence ATGGCCGCCGAGCTCTCCCCGCACCTGCTCTCCGAGAAGCACCGCCCCACGCTCGACCAGGCCCTCGACGCGATCCGTACGCGCGCCTACTGGTCCCCACACCCCGAGCATCCGAAGGCATACGGCGAGGGCGGCGCCCCCGGCAGCCTCGGCGCCGCCGAGGGCAAGGCCGCTTTCGACGCCGTGCTGAACACCCGGCTCGACCTCGGCCAGCCCGGCACCGACGGCTGGACGGGCGGAGAGATCTCTCCGTACGGGCCGGAGCTCGGCGTCGAATACCCTCACGCCGACCTGGACGTCCTGCTTCCGGCGATGCGTGCGGCCATGCCCGCCTGGCGTGCGGCCGGCCCCGAGACCAGGGCCCTGGTCTGTCTGGAGATCCTCGCCCGGATCAGCGCCAGGACCCACGAATTCGCCCACGCCGTGATGCACACCAGCGGCCAGGCCTTCATGATGGCGCTCCAGGCCGGTGGCCCGCACGCCCAGGACCGCGGCCTGGAAGCTGTGGCGTACGCGTACGAGGAGCAGATCCGCACCCCCGCGAGCGCCGACTGGTCCAAGCCGCAGGGCAAGCGCGACCCGCTCCAGCTGCAGAAGTCCTTCACCGCGGCACCGCGCGGCATCTCGCTCCTGATCGGCTGCAACACCTTCCCCACGTGGAACGGCTATCCCGGCCTCTTCGCCTCCCTGTCCACCGGTAATCCCGTCCTGGTGAAGCCGCACCCCCGCGCCGTGCTCCCGCTCGCGCTCACGGTGCACCTGGCCCGCGAGGTGCTCGCCGAGGCGGGCTTCGATCCCAACCTGGTCGCCCTTGCCGCCGAACGGCCGGGCGAAGGCATCGCGAAGACCCTGGCCCTCCGCCCCGAGATCAAGATCATCGACTACACCGGGTCGACCGCCTTCGGCGACTGGCTGGAGACCAACGCCCGCCAGGCCCAGGTGTACACGGAGAAGGCCGGGGTCAACACGATGGTCCTCGACTCCACGGACGACTACCGCGGCATGCTGTCCAACCTGGCGTTCTCCCTCTCCCTCTACAGCGGCCAGATGTGCACGACCCCGCAGAACCTGCTGATCCCCCGGGACGGCATCACCACCGACGCCGGCGACAAGACGTATGACGAAGTGGTCGCCGACATCGCTGCCGCGGTCACCGGCCTGCTGGGCGACGACGCCCGGGCGAACGCCCTGCTCGGTGCCCTGGTCAACCCCGATGTGAAGGCCCGCCTGGAGGCGGCCGCAGATCTCGGCGAAGTCGCCCTGCCCTCCCGCGAGGTGGCCAACCCGGAGTTCCCCGACGCCGTGGTCCGCACCCCCGTCGTCGTCAAGCTGGACGCCACCAAGCCGGACGACGAGCAGCACTACCTGTCGGAGTGCTTCGGCCCGGTCGCCTTCGCGGTAGCGGTCGACTCGACGGCCGACGCCGTGGAGCTGCTCCGCCGCACGGTCCGCGACAAGGGCGCGATGACGGTCGGCGCGTACACCACCTCACCGGAGGTGGAACGCGCGGTGGAAGACGTCTGCCTGGACGAGTCGGCCCAGCTGTCGCTGAATCTGACCGGCGGGGTGTACGTCAACCAGACCGCGGCCTTCTCCGACTTCCACGGCTCGGGCGGCAACCCGGCAGCGAACGCGGCGCTGTGCGACGGAGCCTTCGTCTCCAACCGCTTCCGCATGGTGGAGGTCCGCCGCCAGGCATGA
- a CDS encoding TetR/AcrR family transcriptional regulator translates to MTTAKRDTYTPETLLTVAVRVFNERGYDGTSMEHLSKAAGISKSSIYHHVAGKEELLRRAVSRALDGLFGILDEPGATQGRAIERVEYVTRRTVDVLIAELPYVTLLLRVRGNTKTERWAMERRREFDHRVTDLLRAAVADGDLRSDVDIRLVTRLLFGMVNSLVEWYRPLPDGGADGERLADTLVRVAFEGMRSSR, encoded by the coding sequence ATGACCACGGCCAAGCGGGACACGTACACCCCCGAGACTCTGCTCACCGTTGCCGTCCGTGTCTTCAACGAGCGCGGCTACGACGGCACGTCCATGGAGCACCTCTCCAAGGCGGCGGGCATCTCCAAGTCCTCCATCTACCACCACGTCGCGGGCAAGGAGGAGCTCCTGCGCCGCGCGGTCAGCCGTGCGCTGGACGGACTCTTCGGAATTCTCGACGAGCCGGGAGCGACGCAGGGGCGTGCGATCGAGCGGGTCGAGTACGTCACCCGTCGCACCGTCGATGTGCTGATAGCCGAACTGCCCTACGTCACGCTGCTGCTGCGGGTGCGGGGCAACACGAAGACGGAGCGCTGGGCCATGGAGCGGCGGCGCGAGTTCGACCACCGGGTGACCGATCTGCTCAGGGCCGCGGTCGCGGACGGCGACCTCCGCTCGGACGTGGACATACGACTGGTGACCCGGCTGCTCTTCGGAATGGTCAACTCCCTGGTGGAGTGGTACCGGCCGCTGCCCGACGGCGGGGCCGACGGGGAGCGGCTGGCGGACACGCTCGTCCGTGTGGCCTTCGAGGGGATGCGGTCCAGCCGTTGA
- a CDS encoding Lrp/AsnC family transcriptional regulator: protein MADGGEDIGQVPPARPLDAIDRGILRLLQTDGRASIRSVADRVHVSRANAYARISRLIDDGVIRGFTARVDHERAGQGASAYITLKIVQNSWRTVREELQALPGATHIALVSGDFDVLLLVHTQDNRSLRELVLTKIQAIPEVLSTRTLLVFEETDLTPGTDRPPELT from the coding sequence ATGGCCGACGGGGGCGAGGACATCGGCCAGGTTCCGCCCGCGCGGCCGCTCGATGCCATCGACCGCGGCATCCTGCGACTGCTCCAGACGGACGGCCGCGCCTCGATACGGTCGGTGGCCGATCGCGTCCACGTGTCCCGGGCCAACGCCTACGCCCGGATCAGCCGGCTCATCGACGACGGCGTGATCCGGGGCTTCACCGCGCGCGTGGACCACGAGCGGGCGGGGCAGGGCGCCTCCGCATACATCACTCTCAAGATCGTCCAGAATTCCTGGCGCACGGTGCGCGAGGAGCTCCAGGCGCTGCCGGGGGCGACTCATATCGCACTGGTCAGCGGCGACTTCGACGTCCTGCTGCTGGTCCACACCCAGGACAACAGGTCATTGCGCGAACTGGTCCTGACAAAGATCCAGGCCATCCCGGAGGTGCTCTCCACCCGCACACTCCTGGTGTTCGAGGAGACGGACCTGACCCCCGGCACGGACAGACCCCCCGAGCTCACCTGA
- the pdhA gene encoding pyruvate dehydrogenase (acetyl-transferring) E1 component subunit alpha, whose amino-acid sequence MTVQELPGAAAYRPTPPPAWKPLTDPAPLLPDPEPYRVLGTDAVADADPELLLRLYAELVRGRRYNAQATALTKQGRLAVYPSSTGQEACEIAAALVLEERDWLFPSYRDTLAAVARGLDPVEALTLLRGDRHTGYDPREHRIAPLCTPLATQLPHAVGLAHAARLKGDDVVALAMVGDGGTSEGDFHEALNFAAVWRAPVVFLVQNNGFAISVPLAKQTAAPSLAHKAVGYGMPGRLVDGNDAAAVHQVLGEAVARARSGGGPTLVEAVTYRMDAHTNADDATRYRVDSEVEAWRAHDPIQILERELTGRGLLGDEGIEEARAAAERMAAALRERMNADPVLDPMDLFAHVYAEQTAQLREQAARLRVELDAEHGQDDMEEGR is encoded by the coding sequence ATGACGGTCCAAGAGCTGCCCGGCGCGGCTGCTTACCGGCCCACGCCGCCCCCGGCCTGGAAGCCGCTCACCGATCCCGCGCCGCTGCTCCCGGACCCCGAGCCGTATCGCGTGCTCGGTACGGACGCCGTGGCCGATGCCGACCCCGAGCTGCTGCTGCGGCTCTACGCGGAGCTGGTCCGAGGCCGGAGGTACAACGCGCAGGCCACCGCCCTCACCAAGCAGGGCCGGCTCGCCGTCTACCCGTCGAGCACGGGGCAGGAGGCCTGCGAGATAGCGGCCGCTCTGGTGCTGGAGGAGCGGGACTGGCTCTTTCCCAGCTACCGGGACACCCTTGCGGCAGTGGCCCGCGGCCTGGACCCGGTCGAGGCCCTGACACTGTTGCGCGGCGACCGGCACACCGGATACGACCCGCGTGAGCACCGCATCGCACCGCTCTGCACCCCCCTAGCCACCCAGCTGCCGCACGCGGTCGGGCTGGCGCACGCGGCGCGCCTCAAGGGCGACGACGTGGTGGCGCTCGCGATGGTCGGCGACGGCGGTACCAGTGAGGGCGATTTCCACGAGGCGCTGAATTTCGCGGCTGTCTGGCGGGCCCCGGTCGTTTTTCTCGTGCAGAACAACGGCTTCGCGATTTCCGTACCGCTGGCGAAGCAGACCGCCGCCCCGTCCCTGGCGCACAAGGCCGTGGGGTACGGGATGCCGGGCCGACTGGTGGACGGGAACGACGCGGCCGCGGTGCACCAGGTTCTCGGTGAGGCGGTGGCGCGGGCCCGGAGCGGCGGCGGGCCGACGCTCGTCGAGGCGGTGACGTACCGCATGGACGCCCATACGAACGCCGACGACGCCACCCGCTACCGCGTCGACAGCGAGGTGGAGGCATGGCGTGCGCACGACCCGATCCAGATTCTGGAGCGGGAGCTGACCGGGCGGGGGCTGCTCGGTGACGAGGGGATCGAGGAGGCGCGCGCGGCCGCGGAGCGGATGGCGGCCGCTCTGCGCGAGCGGATGAACGCCGATCCGGTGCTGGACCCGATGGATCTGTTCGCCCATGTCTACGCGGAACAGACCGCACAACTGCGGGAGCAGGCGGCCCGGCTGCGCGTCGAGCTGGACGCCGAGCACGGCCAGGACGACATGGAGGAAGGACGATGA
- a CDS encoding alpha-ketoacid dehydrogenase subunit beta has protein sequence MTTAAATAGERTAKAKPATMAQALGRALRDAMAQDPAVHVLGEDVGTLGGVFRITDGLAKEFGDDRCTDTPLAEAGILGAAVGMAMYGLRPVVEMQFDAFAYPAFEQLISHVAKMRNRTAGAMPLPITVRVPYGGGIGGVEHHSDSSEAYYMATPGLHVVTPATVEDAYGLLRASIASDDPVVFLEPKRLYWSKADWSPEAPVAVEPIGRAVVRRPGRSATLITYGPSLPVCMEAAEAAVEEGWDLEVVDLRSLVPFDDETVAASVRRTGRAVVVHESSGFGGPGGEIAARVTERCFHHLEAPVLRVAGFDIPYPPPMQEKHHLPGVDRVLDAVARLQWEAES, from the coding sequence ATGACCACCGCAGCGGCGACGGCCGGAGAGCGGACGGCGAAGGCCAAGCCCGCCACGATGGCGCAGGCACTCGGGCGGGCACTGCGCGACGCGATGGCGCAGGACCCGGCCGTGCACGTACTCGGTGAGGACGTCGGCACGCTCGGCGGGGTCTTCCGGATCACCGACGGTCTGGCGAAGGAGTTCGGGGACGACCGTTGCACGGACACCCCGCTGGCCGAGGCGGGCATTCTCGGGGCGGCCGTGGGCATGGCGATGTACGGGCTGCGGCCCGTGGTGGAGATGCAGTTCGACGCCTTCGCCTATCCGGCGTTCGAGCAGCTCATCAGCCATGTCGCGAAGATGCGGAACCGGACGGCCGGCGCCATGCCGCTGCCGATAACGGTCCGGGTGCCGTACGGCGGCGGGATCGGCGGGGTCGAGCACCACAGCGACTCCTCGGAGGCGTACTACATGGCGACGCCCGGTCTCCATGTCGTCACGCCCGCCACGGTCGAGGACGCGTACGGGCTGCTGAGGGCTTCGATCGCCTCGGACGATCCGGTGGTGTTCCTGGAGCCGAAGCGGCTCTACTGGTCGAAGGCGGACTGGTCGCCGGAGGCGCCGGTGGCGGTGGAGCCGATCGGCCGGGCCGTGGTCCGTCGGCCGGGCCGCAGCGCGACGCTGATCACGTACGGGCCGTCGCTGCCCGTCTGCATGGAGGCGGCGGAAGCGGCCGTCGAGGAGGGCTGGGACCTGGAGGTCGTGGACCTGCGCTCGCTGGTGCCGTTCGACGACGAGACCGTCGCCGCTTCGGTCCGGCGTACGGGGCGTGCGGTCGTCGTCCACGAGTCCTCCGGATTCGGCGGTCCGGGCGGTGAGATCGCGGCCCGGGTGACCGAGCGCTGCTTCCACCACCTGGAGGCGCCGGTGCTGCGGGTCGCCGGGTTCGACATTCCGTATCCGCCGCCGATGCAGGAGAAGCACCATCTCCCGGGCGTGGACCGGGTACTGGACGCGGTCGCCCGCTTGCAGTGGGAGGCGGAGAGCTGA
- a CDS encoding dihydrolipoamide acetyltransferase family protein, with protein MPQVLEFKLPDLGEGLTEAEIVRWLVEVGDVVAIDQPVVEVETAKAMVEVPCPYGGVVTARFGEEGSELPVGAPLLTVAVSVGADEEGAGSGSGSGDGSGAGSGSGSGIGSGAEAESSGNVLVGYGTGAPVARRRRVRPAAVAAAVPAAAVPTRVPVAPVSAPDPGPGPVPGPVAVVSPLVRKLARQNDLDLRQLVGSGPDGLILRADVESAIRALAEGTAAPRPASVPTPEVVMESVSGAVAGPAAQRVPLRGVRGAVADKLSRSRREIPDATCWVDADATELMAARAAMNSAAGPAAGPKVSVLALLARICTAALARFPELNSTVDLEAREIVRLPEVHLGFAAQTERGLVVPVVRDAQARNAESIGAEIARLTEAARAGRLTPAELTGGTFTLNNYGVFGVDGSTPIINHPEAAMLGVGRIVPKPWVHQGELAVRQVVQLSLTFDHRVCDGGTAGGFLRYIADCVEQPAVLLRTL; from the coding sequence ATGCCCCAGGTACTCGAATTCAAGCTGCCGGACCTCGGCGAGGGGCTCACCGAGGCGGAGATCGTGCGCTGGCTGGTGGAGGTCGGCGATGTCGTCGCCATCGACCAGCCGGTCGTCGAGGTCGAGACGGCCAAGGCGATGGTGGAGGTGCCGTGTCCGTACGGGGGCGTGGTGACCGCGCGGTTCGGCGAGGAGGGCTCGGAACTGCCGGTCGGGGCACCTCTGCTGACAGTGGCGGTCTCGGTGGGGGCGGATGAGGAGGGAGCGGGGTCCGGTTCGGGCTCGGGGGATGGTTCCGGGGCCGGTTCCGGTTCGGGCTCGGGGATTGGTTCCGGGGCCGAGGCGGAGTCGTCCGGCAATGTGCTGGTCGGGTACGGGACGGGTGCACCGGTGGCGCGCCGTCGTCGGGTCCGTCCCGCTGCCGTGGCTGCGGCTGTTCCGGCTGCGGCTGTTCCGACGCGGGTGCCGGTGGCTCCGGTGTCGGCTCCCGATCCCGGGCCGGGTCCGGTGCCGGGTCCGGTGGCGGTGGTCTCCCCGCTGGTACGGAAGCTGGCGCGGCAGAATGATCTTGACTTGCGGCAGCTGGTGGGATCCGGTCCGGACGGGCTGATCCTGCGGGCCGACGTCGAATCCGCGATCAGGGCGCTGGCGGAGGGGACGGCGGCTCCCCGGCCGGCCTCGGTGCCGACGCCGGAGGTGGTGATGGAGTCGGTTTCCGGTGCAGTGGCGGGCCCAGCCGCACAGCGGGTTCCGTTGCGCGGTGTACGGGGCGCGGTCGCCGACAAATTGTCGCGCAGCCGGCGGGAGATCCCCGACGCCACGTGCTGGGTCGATGCCGACGCCACCGAGCTGATGGCGGCCCGAGCCGCGATGAACAGCGCCGCCGGTCCGGCTGCCGGGCCCAAGGTGTCGGTGCTGGCGCTGCTGGCGCGGATCTGCACCGCGGCGCTGGCCCGGTTCCCCGAGCTCAATTCCACGGTGGACCTGGAAGCGCGGGAGATCGTGCGCCTGCCGGAGGTCCATCTCGGGTTCGCTGCTCAGACCGAGCGGGGCCTGGTCGTTCCCGTGGTGCGGGATGCGCAGGCCAGGAATGCCGAGTCGATCGGGGCCGAGATCGCCCGGCTGACCGAGGCGGCGCGGGCCGGGCGGCTGACCCCGGCCGAGCTGACCGGCGGCACGTTCACGCTGAACAACTACGGGGTGTTCGGAGTCGACGGGTCGACCCCGATCATCAACCACCCCGAGGCGGCGATGCTGGGCGTCGGCCGGATAGTGCCCAAGCCCTGGGTGCACCAGGGCGAGCTGGCCGTACGACAGGTGGTCCAGCTCTCGCTGACCTTCGACCACCGGGTCTGCGACGGCGGCACGGCGGGCGGCTTCCTGCGCTACATAGCCGACTGCGTGGAACAACCGGCGGTGCTGCTGCGCACGTTGTAG
- a CDS encoding DUF6457 domain-containing protein: MTAYDAIVLAGGAAKRLGGADKPGIRVGGRALLDRVLAACAGASTTVVVGGRRSTVRPVVWTREVPSGGGPLAALDAGVRRTTTERVLVLSADLPFLGAGTVGALLAAAGEGQRDGALCIDEEGRDQPLVAVYRAEPLRRELALLATEHGSLSGLPLRLLTPELDLARVEADPLASFDCDTWEDIASARARIREHGTVLDEWITAVKNELGIELDVDTDVLLDLARDAAHGVARPAAPLTTFLVGYAAAMASSEADGDGATAVAEAARKAAALALRWADENGTQ, encoded by the coding sequence ATGACCGCGTATGACGCCATCGTTCTTGCCGGAGGGGCCGCCAAGCGGCTCGGCGGCGCCGACAAGCCCGGGATCCGGGTCGGGGGCCGTGCGCTGCTCGACCGGGTGCTCGCGGCCTGCGCAGGCGCGTCGACGACGGTGGTGGTGGGCGGGCGCCGGTCCACCGTGCGGCCGGTGGTCTGGACGCGCGAAGTGCCCTCGGGGGGAGGTCCGTTGGCCGCGCTCGACGCGGGGGTTCGGCGGACCACGACGGAGCGGGTTCTCGTGCTCTCCGCCGACCTGCCGTTCCTCGGAGCGGGGACGGTCGGAGCGCTCCTGGCCGCTGCCGGAGAAGGGCAGCGGGACGGGGCCCTGTGCATTGATGAGGAGGGGCGCGACCAGCCTCTCGTCGCCGTCTACCGCGCCGAGCCACTGCGCCGTGAACTCGCTCTGCTCGCCACCGAGCACGGCAGTCTGTCCGGGCTTCCCCTGCGTCTGCTGACGCCTGAGCTCGACCTTGCCCGGGTGGAGGCCGATCCCCTCGCCTCCTTCGACTGCGACACCTGGGAGGACATCGCATCGGCTCGGGCCCGCATCAGAGAGCATGGGACCGTGCTGGACGAATGGATCACCGCAGTCAAGAACGAACTCGGCATCGAACTGGACGTCGACACCGACGTCCTGCTCGATCTCGCCCGTGACGCCGCCCACGGCGTCGCCCGGCCCGCCGCACCGCTGACGACCTTCCTCGTCGGGTACGCGGCGGCCATGGCGAGCAGCGAAGCTGACGGCGACGGCGCCACGGCGGTGGCCGAGGCCGCCCGGAAGGCTGCCGCGCTCGCCCTGCGCTGGGCGGACGAGAACGGGACGCAATGA